The Nitrospira sp. CR1.1 sequence CCTCTTTGAGCTTGGCGTTTTGGAACCGGAGCGAAATGGGCTGACTGGATCCGCCAAACATCTTCGTGGAGCGCTGTTGTGCCGTGATCTCGGTAATGTGGGTCAGGGCCTGCGTCAGATTCGGATCGAGTTCGACGGCCCGTTCATAGGCTGTGAGGGCCTCTTCGGAGCGGCCCAGGTTGAGCAGCTTATCGGCCGTGTGCAGTTGATCGTTCGCTTCCTTCAGTCGAAGCGCATCGGCCATACCCGTATGGTGCTCGAGTTTCGTCGGATCAAGCCCCAGCGCGGCCTTAAACTCAGTCAGGGCATCCGCGATGCGACGCTCCTCCAATGCCCGACGTCCATTGGTGTAGTGGGGGCCCGCCGC is a genomic window containing:
- a CDS encoding tetratricopeptide repeat protein, which produces MREPASRPWYGITALALMVTLLTGCASPTLRRAERLAEEGEWDKAVVAYRDALKTDPFDEALKNKLEIAKQQAAGPHYTNGRRALEERRIADALTEFKAALGLDPTKLEHHTGMADALRLKEANDQLHTADKLLNLGRSEEALTAYERAVELDPNLTQALTHITEITAQQRSTKMFGGSSQPISLRFQNAKLKE